The genomic region TCCTGATAGAGAaactgcacaacacaaaagttgaagactttaagaagagTACCGGTATGTTATCGGCTAAATATCCTCCAACGGTCAAGTTAGAAAATCTCTtattcacaactctagagtgccagagctggggtgaattatgtgtaccttgatttatgaggattttggggtatttatagtagtgtggggTTGACATCCGTGCCTTGGCCAAGAAGTtttttccttctaggagagagcctcttggattttgtatatctcctagagttcttttccttgtaggagTCTTCTTGTTAAGTGTGCGGCATAGAAAGTCTCCTTATACACGTATGCATGGAGATCAAGTAAGGCTATATCAGACCAGACAGAGGTTCGCTTACCCTCTTCAGCTTATTCTCGTCAGCTTATGGCGTCACCCCTTTGTTAGGGTCATTAGCTTATGGCGTCATCCCTTTGTTAGGGTCGTCAGCTTTGTTATGAAGCTGTAGACTTCATGATGCAGTCATTTGTGGCATGCAATGCCGAAGAGATCATTGGGTTCATCGCCCTTTTTCCTCGTCATGGTTTGActacaaaattatccttatcacTTGGCTTTGTCGGTCTTGTACATAGGAGCAATCTCGGCGACAAGAGGATCGTtcggatttttatttttgatttttgttatacCCAAAATAATGGAAATTGGATTTAGATTCGACTGTGATGactcttgctttttttttcttttttttctttttttttttataattcgaaAGTTTCACATGAGAGCATTTGAGGTCAAGATATTTCTATTGAAAATTGCTGAAGGTATCAAACTCATTATTAAACTTGGGAAAAAAGGGGGGTTTGATCTTGATAAATTTGCATATGGCGGCAAAGTTTAACTATGAGGGTTTAACCACCACAGATTTGACCACCAACAGCCACCATCAATATCAAAACTACCAAAGGCTGAACCCCTCACTATAAACTCCTAAATTCCTAATCGCAAACACCGACAAACTCTCACACTTTGCAAATTTTCCCTCGCAACTTTCTATCACTTTCCCAAGAAAAACAATtcacaaaaaagaaagtgaaaatgCGTGGGATTCTTCACATCTAGGGAGGCCAGTGTGGGAACCAAATACATGCGAAGTTTTGGGAGGTGGTTTCGTGGAGCATGGGATCGATTCAATGGGTCAGTGCATTGAAGTGCTTGGTATTGGGATTGTTTTGGCTAAACACTCGGTATTGAGATTTGATTtcttattgtggtgtttttgggTGTTGGGTGGTGTTGGGTATCATgtttgttatatttttaaaagaaagtgaggatattttttaattgattatatatatatttatattaattaatctTTTCAGAAATTTTGTGTCTAACAtggatttcttttattattaatattcttatatggattttttgatgtttaatttattgattttatattattatgttagCCACGTGTACACTAACAAGGAAACTATTTGCCAAGTAAGTATTTTTCATTAGTGAGTTAATAGTAGGGACTAAATTAACTGTAcattgaaaataacaaaaaccaaattgattgctaccaaaatgtagggaccaaattgaccgaGGCAttaaaatgtaggaaccaaaatggtgttttcacctattttttaaaaatgaatctccttttgttttaatgaaagaCTGCCACACCACTcgctaactaaataaaatgtggagatTAAAGGTCACTACCACCtactattgtatatttaaaacaaaaggacatgtctagttaaaaaagtactggaaGTAAGCTAAACTCTAACTTTGAACGACTAAAATTCTCTTTATTCTCATCCAAATTCCATGCTATTTAAGGGGATATTAAAGCTAGGCAGTAGTAAGAGCATCCGCAGCagatgtgccaaatgccaaatatttggcacatttggcataccaaacacaaaaatggAGCTTTATCAAATGTTGCAAATCTCAAAAATTATGCCACATTGCTACAGTACCATTGCAATTTGCCATGGTATGGACAACAATTGCAAAATgggatattattattttattgcatttttctctctcctcttacaCTGATATCTCTCTCCGTCGACTTTAtctcatttcttctctctctgtcactctctatctcttccCTCTCCTCCCTGCACAAGAAAGTTGCTCAAGATCACTCTCAAGAAAGTTGCTGCCAATCTCACCGCCTCACTTTCCAGTCCTCGTCGCCGATCTCGCTAGTCCTCGTCGCTGATCTCGCCACCTCATTCTCCACAGCTCGCCGTTGATCTCGCCGCCTCATGCTCTAGCGCTCGCCACCGACATCCACAGCCCTCATCGCTGACCTTCAGATCTCTCTTAATCGGGTTGTGGGTGTGAGATTTGGGATGGGTTTCGATGTGGGTTTTGGGTTAGCGTTTTGGATCGACGTTTTGTGGGTTGTAGGTCAATTGGGCTGGGGTTTTAGGCCAATCGTTGGTTGAGTTTGGGTCGGCGTTTTTTCATCTCTGGTTTgttggttgagttttttttcccccctctttttttgaggtttttggatttggaatttgcTGGAGTTGTTgctgttgatgttgttgttggtttgttGGTGGTGTTGCTGTTGCTACTGTTGATCGGCATTAatgttgttgctgttgctgttgttgatgATAATAGGGAGGagagaatatattattttaatgtgcagtaaatattattttattgtatagaATTGAATGATGAAACATCTGATAAATGGAATGTTGTAAattgatgtggtaaaataataaagtaggcttttggtgtgtcaaaatgactttttttttttttttttgtgcaacaTCTGCTACGGATGCTCTAAAGCCAAGTCAACAccaacaaaggaaaacaagcaATTGGGCCTATTTAAATAACAcgacacgtattttcacaacattttttcactcacacgtatttccacaacacttaaacaacgtcagtagaacaacattaccaaacgggccATTGTTTGCTATGAGGGAGTTTTTTCCCGAATCAAATAGgtactatttatatttattctattttttcatatatatatatatattatttataatatttttcggTTTGTTGTCAATTTAAGGTACActtaaatgacattttttatttttaatttcatattctGCTTTCAATCAACAATCATATCTTTCTCTTGCTTAGATTTTTTGCTTTATTCGTATTGATAATCTTATTCTTTTGCtgaattcaatttaaatttgattgaagGCTGAACTTGTAGATACCCCATTTTGCGTCTCACATTTAACCCCACTTGCATTACATTGCATATTATCACCATTTAACGTCTCCAAGGCAAGACTGTAATTTTGACCTTTTGATCTTCAAATACTTCTTTTAAAATGACAATTCATGAGCATTAATCGGACCACTAGATTAAAAGATATCAAAGAAATAAGGTTTAACAATAAAGGACACTTACATGAAACCAGTCTCGACCATAGGTGATTATGATCTTTTAATTCTAATTGGTCTATTTTTAgtctaatttaaattaaatgatgTGCCATATTCCAATTGGCTATGTCGATACCTCACGATCATTGACCACCTAGAAACAATGACTCACACACCCTTCCCTAAAGGGTGGTTCGCGGGCTCGAATGCGTGCTCTCCTATGACAAATGAATCATTTTTAAATTGTCACGAGTTTGTAAAGTCACCAACAATCATTAGGTTTTtgctaaggtgtgattggtcattTGACtatgtttaattttattacCAACCCTAGGTTATGAAAAAGTCAgttttttcctaatctaattggatgataaaaaatcttgattcttggtTCGAAAGTCTGGTAACATGTGGGGAAGGtattaggcaccccacaacaaCTGTCATGAGACagtcttttgttttgataaattcttaatttttggtcATAGGCAGATAAAAGCGAGCTACTAGCATTAGCATTCGTGGCTTTAAAGAATGGGCTTTGAGGAGTCAATTGGCCAATATAAAAGTTTAGGGGGATGTTTTGGCCAATGGTTGAAAGTTCAAGAGGTATATGAACATTTTTCCCTAGTGTACAGAGTAACATTACTTACTCGGAGGATAATTGGGAAGAAGATAATTTCTAGAAGCATATGTTAAGTGTTAAGTGTCACCCCAAGGACGTTGCTGATGAATTGGTGTGCAAAAGGCCTGAAGCAATTGGCAAAAGAAGccacaaagaaaaacaatagtATTCTGTTTTTGGCCCACAAAACTCTGTGTTACTATACTTTCCAATATCATTCTTTTTTCGAGAAATGCTACATACaaaaatttttcacaacaaatcataggtggttagttgttattggttttaatttgaatttactactaaaattacttttgcCTCACTAATAACAACTCGTAATAAACTACCACCTAAGTTTAttggtggttagttgttattggttttttaagtgttttgaaaatattatggacatggCATTTCTCTTCGTTTGTTATAGCATTTATGAGCTCTTTGTATTTTGTAGTATAGTTATACacaattctattttttggggtttaagTTGTTGTAATGCTTATCTCTCTCTGTTGCTTGCATGTATACATGGTAACCTTAGTTATCATGGTACAATATATTCATTTGTGCCACATTGTCACACTCTCTCTTTGTCTTAAGAATGAGTGCTACAAGAGTTAATGCTCTATGCATGCATGTCTATTAGATTCAAAATCTGTCTGCCAACTTCTCAAGTAGCTAAtggatacattttttttaattaaaatttcatttagagTATTTTTGTTGATGCTCTAAATTGGGTTAGATTGACTTGGGAAAACAATCTTCCTATGGCTTGACCACTGACACCCAGTTGGAACACTTCTGCTTAAATTTGGAAATATATAGGATTATTCGTGATGCAACAATCTGTGAGACTTTGGTGGATTCAGTCTTAAAAAATAGAACTTAGTTTAGTCATACTCCAAATCCAATAAGTCTTGTAGGTCAAAAGTAAAGGATAAGGCTACATGGACCAAAACTAAGTCAGGTTGCTTCTCTTGTGTAGCCACATATACTGAGCTTTATATGCTTTAGGGAGGTCCTAGACTGTTTGGTGTGTGTCATATCTGATTCATCAAATATTGGGCAGTGATGTGTGATTGGTCTTCTGTTCGATTAAAGtcttatataataaattgaGACTTAGATTGATTGTTTTATTCTCTACGGCCACAAGCTACTATAATCTAAAACTTTGAGTTTAAATGGAAATTAAGCGAAACatccatttttatttgtatACTAAAAGAATGTTGCAAATAGCATCTAAATTTCTAAACTAACATGGCATCTTTGATACAGTCCCTTCCTATAAAGACTTTTAGGGATTGAATTGATTATTAGTACAAACACATAATCACACATTACAGTAGTAGAATCCAGCACAGTAAATGAAGACGACTACTACAtatgaagagaaagaaaatcatGATTCCTACActagaagagaaagaagatctTCCATTGATCATTTCAACAAGGGATATTAAACTAGCTTGAAATTAAGATCATGACTCCTAATCCCTTGCATAATCCAAGCATTATTGAGGACATTTAATCTCTTCTACTTGTTCCAAGCCTCTGCAATTCACAAAAAAAGTTCGTTAGCTCACCATTCTATACCTTGATAAcataaaaaacaataactatTACATGGTTACAAGGTCGTGGGTATTAATAAGATGACAATTTCTGTTTAGCAATTTGACCAAGAGTGAGaaatgaaaatctaattttaaaattagctATGAGAATCTACTCAAGATTAATAAAAAGGTAAACATAAAATCTCCATGcttttttaaaagaagtatTTGGGAATTGAATGAAATCAAAGTAGGTGACTAGGACACACTACTTAGAGTAGTCTTatattcaaaatgaaaattttcttactTGAGCTTTGCTTGGTCTACCTTTGCGGATCCCCAAACCAACAAAAGTACTTCTTATCAATTGTAGTTCCTTAATGACTTCCTCCATACTGATTCTCTCTTTTTGAGATTCCAATGAACATAAGATTCCAATATCAAGGATTGAGAGTAAGCATTTTTGCATGTCAACATCGATACGCCTAGAGTCCTCAATATTATTAGCTTCTTCTACAATTTCACTGTCATTGTCATCTTCTTTTGTTGCCATCATTGCTATAGTTGCTACTCCCATTTCTTCAACTTCTCTTAGCAAAAGAAGTGGGTCAACAACTTGAATGAGCCTTTTTGGTAAGGTCATTTTAACGAAGTTATGGAGATCAAGACCATCTTTAAACATATCATCAGTGGGCCTCCTTCCTGTAAACATTTCCAATACAAGAACCCCATAACTATATACATCCCCTTCAGTTGATGCCTCGCCCCCCATGCTGTACTCTACAACTCATGAAATGGAGGAAAATTACGCAATATTCTATCTAttacaaaaatatgaatttggGGTCTACAAAATGCAAagtcaagaaaataaaacaaatctatataaagaaaataatggcATATGCTATTACTTTTGAAATTAAAGGAATCAGTAATAACTTTATCCAGAGGGTCCAAATCACTTTTCCCCCCTGTTGttgatttattttgattaagaaaatatatatgtacaaAGAAGGTACAAATTTTAGTCAAAGAATATCAAATTTAACATTTCTCAAAGTTTAAATCATACTTGAAtgttatttttgaattaaaacttgcagttttaatatatataaaaaataaaaaaaaaagattaattacGTGCTTGCGTGGTACAAACGTGAACATGTTTTaacttataaaagaaaaacaaatactaaGCAAGAGTTACTTagcaaatgaaaaaataaaaattactaagtGAGAGTTTATGTTAATAAGCTAATTATGTGTACACCCATATGCGAATATGTTGATACGAAAATTAAAAAGCATATATGACAAGAAAATCAAGGAGTTAAAAATCCTATCATTTGATAAAgtgacaaaaagaaaatgaatacaTTAGAATACTTAAggatttaaaacaaaagaagaaagataataCTTGGAGCAGCATAACCAATAGATCCCTTTAATCCAATTGTGCTAGTACACTTTTGGGAAGAATCATTCGAAGTTGTGAGGAGCATTGATAAGCCAAAATCACTTACATGAGCAATCATATCACCATCAAGAAGAATATTGCTTGGCTTTAAATCACAATGAATGATTTTTTGCTCACAATTGTGAAGATAATTTAAAGCAAATGCGACATCAATTGCAATAATTAGTCTTTGAAGAATGCtcaatttttttgattgattgtcGCTATTTTCCATCAGATGCAGCCACATGTCCAAGCTCCCATTTGTCATGAATTCAAAAACTAGAGCTTTGAAATCATCACCATTATAACTTATACTGGAGCAAAATGTTAAGATCTTTATAAGATTTCGACGCTGAACATTTCTTAATACATTGCATTCTGCCATAAAACTCTTCGAAGCATATTTGTTTTGAAGGTTAAGAACCTTTACAGCAACTAATCTTTCTTCTTGGTCAAGAACTCCTTTATATACTGATCCAAAACTACCAGATCCAATCAAATTGCTGGGAGAAAATCCATTAGTTGCTTGATGGAGCATTTTGTATGAAATTGTTGGAAGGAGTTCCATCTTTGAGTCTATTGATGAAGGTTTCTTTTTTGATCTTTTCCTCCAATAAAGTGCAAGAAAGGATGCAACTAGAAGGATACATACAACCACACAAATAATTGTGATTGTTACTCCAGAAGTAAAGGactttcttgattttgtaacgGTGTGACATGTTGTCAATTGCAATTTTGGAATGCCCCCGCAAAGCTTATTGTTTCCAACAATCAATATTGCATTTACATTTCTGAAAACTCCTTTTGTTGGTAGCTCACCCTCAATATCATTGAATGAAAAgttcaaatatttcaaaaataaatgtttcTCTAGGCCTTTTGGAATTAACCCTGACAAGTTGTTTTGTGAAAGATCTAAATGTTCAAGGCCTTTTAAGGAAGCTATGGCTGAAGGTATGACCCCTTCAAAGGAATTACCTTGCAAGTATAAATGATCTAATTTGAAGCAACTTCCAATTGTCTCAGGAATTTTACCAGATAAATGGTTTTCAGAGACATCaagtgaatatatatttttcaaattgccTACTTGAACTGGTAATTTGCCACTGAATAAGTT from Castanea sativa cultivar Marrone di Chiusa Pesio chromosome 11, ASM4071231v1 harbors:
- the LOC142615590 gene encoding uncharacterized protein LOC142615590, whose product is MMLHYHNPNFPELLSSTHLHMILLFTITLLCLQPATPTNETDRLALLKFKESIANDPYGILTSWNDSIRFCNWHGITCGHRHQRVTALELEGRKLHGTITPYIGNLTFLRAINLQNNSFYGEIPKEVGHLPRLRHLNLSNNTLGGEIPASLSNISELRIVSIRSNKLIGKIPMELGFLTKLLVLWVKSNNLTGEIPPFLGNIAFLEFFWATYNNLEGNIPESFGRLKSLSTFGIGANKLNGTIPSSLYNISSISILLIADNQLSGTLPTNIGLTFPNLQVFEISMNNFFGPIPISICNASQLQMFEIAYNNFLGSVPTNLGNLQDLVVLSLGINNLGRDLDFLTSLRNSSKLEELVLGGNQFEGVLPNSIGNLSTQLNSLYVEDNQMSGTIPETLENLMNLIVLYMDMNLFTGVIPSYIGKFPMMQIFSLSGNNFSGKIPNNLGNLTQLIQLYLSQNKLEGSIPSSIGNCQNLQSLDVSQNYLSGVIPWQVFDLYSLSLLLNLSHNLFSGKLPVQVGNLKNIYSLDVSENHLSGKIPETIGSCFKLDHLYLQGNSFEGVIPSAIASLKGLEHLDLSQNNLSGLIPKGLEKHLFLKYLNFSFNDIEGELPTKGVFRNVNAILIVGNNKLCGGIPKLQLTTCHTVTKSRKSFTSGVTITIICVVVCILLVASFLALYWRKRSKKKPSSIDSKMELLPTISYKMLHQATNGFSPSNLIGSGSFGSVYKGVLDQEERLVAVKVLNLQNKYASKSFMAECNVLRNVQRRNLIKILTFCSSISYNGDDFKALVFEFMTNGSLDMWLHLMENSDNQSKKLSILQRLIIAIDVAFALNYLHNCEQKIIHCDLKPSNILLDGDMIAHVSDFGLSMLLTTSNDSSQKCTSTIGLKGSIGYAAPKYSMGGEASTEGDVYSYGVLVLEMFTGRRPTDDMFKDGLDLHNFVKMTLPKRLIQVVDPLLLLREVEEMGVATIAMMATKEDDNDSEIVEEANNIEDSRRIDVDMQKCLLSILDIGILCSLESQKERISMEEVIKELQLIRSTFVGLGIRKGRPSKAQRLGTSRRD